Proteins found in one Mytilus edulis chromosome 2, xbMytEdul2.2, whole genome shotgun sequence genomic segment:
- the LOC139511819 gene encoding uncharacterized protein gives MISTDYNIREWINKAVFMVTVFLLATAARGEWLLMIVYLFKDQLIGTSLTKTSSFENKTTEVTSESFLERWQLQNLHLMLTMSIVVSFIMFWGIGGVFQYYFYYKRRNQAADWKCQPDKFLTPENEKHEFLLGSANMLLGATVSGFIACYIVNGGYTTLYYNVSDRGWLYTLASIPAFYMYIDCLAYYFHRLTHTKWLYINIHKVHHRYHQPTAFSTVAMHPAEFLLHQSYLIIVPFYFPIHAAVYIPTILYVYYYGMMDHSGINMSAIWPWQPPSIFHDNHHKYFHVNFGFNSYMFDWLHDTLRTDDRVYGEDIFGGKGQQLLSTKKSS, from the exons ATGATTTCGACAGATTATAACATCAGAGAATGGATAAACAAAGCCGTGTTTATGGTGACAGTTTTCCTGCTAGCAACAGCCGCTAGAG GAGAATGGCTGCTGATGATCGTCTATCTATTTAAAGATCAATTGATCGGAACCTCGTTAACTAAAACTTCATCTTTTGAGAACAAAACGACGGAAGTGACATCAGAGTCGTTTTTGGAAAGATGGcagctacagaatttgcacttaATGTTGACCATGTCAATAGTAGTGTCGTTTATAATGTTTTGGGGAATTGGTGGAgtttttcagtattatttttattataagcGAAGAAATCAA GCAGCTGACTGGAAATGTCAACCGGACAAATTTTTGACACCAGAAAACGAAAAACATGAATTTCTCCTCGGTTCAGCTAATATGTTACTTGGAGCTACGGTATCTGGTTTTATCGCTTGCTATATAGTTAATGGAG GGTACACCACGTTATATTACAACGTATCAGACCGAGGATGGTTATACACTCTAGCGTCCATACCAGcgttttacatgtatatagactGTTTAGCGTACTACTTTCACCGATTGACGCACACAAAATGGTTGTACATCAATATACACAAAGTCCACCACCGATATCACCAACCCACAGCCTTCAGTACTGTAGCAATGCATCCGGCTGAGTTTTTGTTACACCAGAGTTATCTTATCATTGTTCCATTTTATTTTCCTATCCACGCAG CTGTATATATACCAACTATATTATACGTATATTATTATGGTATGATGGATCATTCCGGCATAAATATGAGTGCAATTTGGCCATGGCAACCACCTTCTATCTTCCATGACAACCATCATAA gTATTTccatgtcaactttggatttaaTTCCTATATGTTTGATTGGCTCCACGATACCCTCAGGACAGATGACCGCGTATATGGAGAAGACATTTTTGGTGGAAAGGGTCAACAACttttatctacaaaaaagtcGTCATGA